In Anaerobacillus alkaliphilus, one genomic interval encodes:
- the yaaA gene encoding S4 domain-containing protein YaaA — protein METNVTISSEFITLGQLLKEVGIIDTGGMAKWFLSEHEVYLNSELENRRGKKLYNGDVITIPSHGTFHILTTN, from the coding sequence ATGGAAACAAATGTAACAATTTCTTCGGAGTTTATTACATTAGGGCAATTATTGAAAGAAGTAGGAATTATTGATACAGGTGGTATGGCTAAGTGGTTTTTGAGCGAGCATGAAGTTTATTTAAATAGTGAGCTTGAAAACCGAAGAGGCAAAAAGCTTTACAATGGAGATGTTATTACAATCCCGTCTCATGGCACTTTTCACATTTTAACCACAAACTAG